From a single Anomalospiza imberbis isolate Cuckoo-Finch-1a 21T00152 chromosome 16, ASM3175350v1, whole genome shotgun sequence genomic region:
- the PMS2 gene encoding mismatch repair endonuclease PMS2 has protein sequence MEAAAPCPQPAGAIRPIDRGSVHRICSGQVVLNLGTAVKELVENSLDAGATNIDIKLKDHGAELIEVSDNGIGVEEENFEGLTLKHYTSKIQDFSDLIHVETFGFRGEALSSLCALSDVTIFTCHKSAKVGTRLVFDHNGRITQRTPFPRQQGTTVSIQQLFYTLPVRHKEFQRNIKKEYAKMVQLLQAYCIVSEGVRINCTNQVGQGKKSCVISTAGSPSLKENIGAVFGQKQLQSLIPFVQLPPGDAVCEEYGLNPADMPQNLYSISGFISRCDHGVGRSTTDRQFFFINQRPCDPAKVVKIVNEVYHLHNKHQYPFVVLNIGVDSECVDINVTPDKRQILLQEEKFLLAILKTSLMEMFGSDVNKLNVNQKLLDIAGNLKKTLPEEAEKPQADMLSDSETESPSGEGKRIMTLARLRESFSLHQATESNFQSSKKVKQQHSSPRQRLLDTTGSTVKIQKAVLTKKAESCHKLDSKVSIPRRQLRKLEDTADSGFCSISESDAGCSTPEAGSCINSESAINSEEEFCSTEEMQKECLKTAGCSKKSLDCDVQVLGTEPKLDQVNDWTDQNKFSQEDNSCSPRVKRFKSRNFKSEADDSKAGKYPEVKSISVDVLVEVQKKIVPLEFSMKVLAEKVKKVIQQQQKNTETENYRRFKAKISPGDNKVAEDELRKEISKEMFAKMEIVGQFNLGFIIAKLNSDLFIIDQHATDEKYNFEMLQQHTVLQGQKLIVPQNLSLTAVNESVLIENLEIFRKNGFDFVINENAPVTQRVKLVSLPTSKNWTFGPQDIDELIFMLSDCPGVMCRPSRVRQMFASRACRKSVMIGTALNVQEMRKLITHMGEIEHPWNCPHGRPTMRHIVSLDLISPQ, from the exons ATATAAAACTTAAAGATCATGGGGCAGAACTGATAGAAGTTTCAGATAATGGAATTGGAGTAGAAGAAGAAAACTTTGAAGGCTTGA CTCTGAAACATTACACATCAAAGATTCAAGATTTTTCTGATCTAATACATGTTGAAACATTTGGGTTTCGAGGTGAAGCTTTGAGTTCACTGTGTGCATTAAG TGATGTTACCATTTTCACCTGTCATAAGTCAGCAAAGGTTGGGACTCGTTTGGTGTTTGATCACAATGGCAGAATTACTCAGAGGACTCCTTTCCCACGACAGCAGGGAACAACTGTCAGCATCCAGCAGCTGTTTTATACGTTACCAGTGCGGCATAAAGAGTTCCAAAGAAACATCAAAAAG GAATATGCAAAAATGGTCCAGCTGTTACAGGCCTACTGTATTGTTTCCGAAGGAGTGCGGATTAACTGCACTAATCAAGTTggccaggggaaaaaaagctgtgtGATATCCACTGCTGGAAGTCCCAGTTTAAAGGAGAACATTGGAGCAGTATTTGGACAAAAACAG ttgcagAGCCTTATTCCTTTTGTTCAGCTTCCTCCTGGTGATGCTGTTTGTGAAGAATATGGACTCAACCCTGCTGACATGCCACAAAATCTTTATAG TATTAGTGGCTTCATTTCTCGTTGTGATCACGGTGTTGGAAGGAGTACGACAGACAGACAGTTCTTCTTTATCAACCAACGTCCCTGCGATCCAGCCAAG GTTGTCAAGATTGTGAATGAAGTTTATCACTTACACAATAAACACCAGTATCCATTTGTTGTCCTTAACATTGGGGTAGATTCTG agtgtGTTGACATCAATGTAACTCCTGACAAAAGACAAATTTTACTTCAGGAGGAAAAGTTTTTATTAGCAATTCTAAAGACTTCTCTGATGGAGATGTTTGGTAGTGATGTTAACAAACTGAATGTCAATCAGAAACTTCTGGATATTGCAG GTAACTTGAAGAAAACACTTCCTGAAGAGGCAGAAAAGCCTCAGGCAGACATGCTGTCTGACTCTGAGACTGAAAGTCCAAGTGGTGAAGGCAAAAGAATAATGACTCTTGCCAGATTAAGGGAGTCATTCTCTCTCCATCAAGCaacagaaagtaattttcaaagcTCTAAAAAGGTAAAACAGCAGCACAGTTCCCCTAGACAAAGGTTACTCGATACCACTGGGAGCACTGTAAAGATTCAAAAGGCTGTCTTGACTAAGAAGGCTGAAAGTTGTCATAAGTTGGACTCAAAGGTGTCAATTCCAAGGAGACAGTTGAGAAAATTAGAAGATACTGCAGATTCTGGATTCTGTAGTATTTCTGAGTCGGATGCTGGATGTAGTACACCAGAAGCTGGAAGCTGCATCAATAGTGAAAGTGCAATTAATTCTGAGGAAGAATTCTGTAGCACAGAAGAGATGCAGAAGGAATGTCTTAAAACTGCTGGATGCAGTAAGAAGTCACTGGACTGTGATGTTCAGGTCTTGGGCACTGAACCCAAGCTAGATCAAGTGAATGACTGGACTGATCAAAACAAGTTTTCTCAAGAAGACAACAGTTGTTCCCCAAGAGTAAAACgttttaaaagcagaaacttTAAAAGTGAAGCAGATGATTCCAAGGCAGGTAAATATCCTGAAGTGAAGAGCATTAGTGTTGATGTACTGGTGGAAGTTCAAAAGAAAATTGTGCCTCTTGAATTCTCTATGAAGGTTTTggcagaaaaagtaaaaaaggtAATAcagcaacaacagaaaaatacagaaactgaaaattacagaagatttaaagcaaaaattagtccTGGGGACAATAAAGTAGCAGAAGATGAATTAAGAAAAGAGATCAG TAAAGAAATGTTTGCAAAAATGGAAATCGTTGGCCAGTTCAATTTGGGGTTTATAATAGCAAAGTTGAATTCTGATCTTTTCATAATTGACCAACATGCTACTGATGAGAAATACAACTTTGAGATGTTGCAACAACACACTGTTCTCCAAGGTCAGAAGCTGATAGT gccTCAGAATCTCAGTTTAACAGCAGTAAATGAAAGTGTATTGATTGAAAACCtggaaatattcagaaaaaatgGCTTTGATTTTGTCATAAATGAAAATG CTCCTGTAACTCAAAGAGTGAAATTGGTATCATTGCCAACAAGCAAAAACTGGACTTTTGGTCCACAAGACATAGATGAGCTGATTTTCATGTTGAGTGACTGCCCTGGAGTGATGTGCAGGCCCTCCAGGGTCAGACAGATGTTTGCTTCTCGAGCTTGCAGGAAGTCT GTGATGATTGGAACTGCACTGAATGTGCAGGAAATGAGAAAACTGATCACCCATATGGGTGAGATTGAGCATCCCTGGAACTGCCCCCATGGAAGGCCTACTATGAGACACATAGTCAGTTTGGACTTGATTTCACCACAATAA
- the LOC137483683 gene encoding LOW QUALITY PROTEIN: radial spoke head 10 homolog B-like (The sequence of the model RefSeq protein was modified relative to this genomic sequence to represent the inferred CDS: deleted 1 base in 1 codon) produces MIKGKKKAGKKKDAKKDGKKAAVEKSEESLGTTTDSSLTTLTDLRSESLSEETPAIPEAPDKEVEEPPVQPVPLIHEEPVLAQVIIKSYEGEQVDEFYEGEGFICFEGGNTYKGLFSEGCMNGEGTYTWADGVKYEGTFVKNVPMHNGRYTWNDGSVYEGSIQDGLRHGYGVFRSGTHPISYIGYWCNGKRHGKGNIYYDQEQTSWYSGDWVNNVREGWGFRRYRSGNTYVGQWKKNLRHGHGKMIWLTDNQEYEGQWECGIQHGSGMHTWFLKRMEMSQYPLRNEYAGDFVKGERHGHGTFLYADGAMYSGGWVHNKKHGKGILFFKNGHSFEGEFVNDRLVEYPARQGSAMKAKNQRATSPRRRFVIKRTTVINALGKTSILGSDIDLDLPSLLVLFPREDREEEMQQVELAVLRHISKLRKAYCFYSTLGYAPSPDGTYTLTMLQFWRFLKDCKFHLSSITLAEMDRLLRGDKPPKDIHDPSDILLFRTFVSYLVHLAFHIYHEEYKDEFPHLQKCFLEMMSRNVLPSACCVQGILYSDEEFTSFAMRYRKKCWEIYGDFCRPCPRPPFEPTVKLRQFLWMLDDFKLLSEQLTAPRVLGIFVKVGASLPGIHGVNLELEMVFLEFFEALLECALVHVTEDMILKEEAQDNQKRSSFETKEFSKETSAVSLTEYSPPQPPRPCEDTKPAHQPSLLETLLSFPITPGESKDNVSLPKKDVKEEQDSCPEKELIDEAKEDKDEQRELFSFWMCQVKTFFTTKFFPAFEHEIVLRDKIKEKKKQDAELAGLRKIQAEELERLIAEKEVEEAIRQEAAALQGSVEPGNKPCHLGRDSSPGEVSS; encoded by the exons ATGATAAAAGGCAAGAAGAAAGCTGGCAAGAAGAAAGATGCCAAGAAAGATGGTAAGAAGGCAGCTGTTGAGAAATCAGAAGAATCTCTAGGTACTACAACTGATAGTAGCTTAACAACGCTGACAGATTTGCGGAGTGAGTCACTGAGTGAAGAAACTCCAGCAATTCCAGAGGCACCAGATAAAGAGGTAGAGGAACCACCAGTCCAGCCAGTTCCCCTGATCCACGAAGAGCCTGTTCTTGCTCAAGTGATTATAAAAAG CTATGAAGGTGAGCAAGTTGATGAATTCTATGAGGGCGAAGGATTTATATGTTTTGAGGGAGGAAATACATACAAG GGTCTATTTTCTGAAGGATGTATGAATGGAGAAGGGACTTACACATGGGCTGATGGAGTAAAATATGAG GGAACATTTGTTAAGAATGTGCCGATGCATAATGGCCGTTATACCTGGAATGATGGCAGTGTTTATGAAGGATCAATCCAAGATGGACTTAGGCATGGATATGGAGTTTTCAGGAGTGGTACCCATCCAATTTCTTACATTGGTTACTGGTGCAATGGCAAAAGACATGGAAAG GGTAATATTTATTATGATCAGGAACAGACCTCCTGGTATTCAGGTGACTGGGTAAATAATGTCAGAGAAGGATGGGGATTCAGACG ttacAGATCTGGAAATACTTATGTCGGTCAGTGGAAGAAAAATCTACGACATGGACATGGAAAAATGATATGGCTGACAGATAATCAAGAGTACGAAGGACAGTGGGAGTGTGGCATACAG CATGGTTCTGGCATGCACACGTGGTTTTTGAAGAGAATGGAAATGTCTCAGTATCCTCTACGGAATGAATATGCAGGGGATTTTGTAAAAGGGGAGCGCCATGGACATGGGACATTTCTTTATGCTGATGGAGCAATGTACAGTGGAGGATGGGTGCATAATAAGAAGCATGGCAAG GGCATCCTTTTCTTCAAGAATGGTCACAGTTTTGAAGGAGAGTTTGTAAATGATCGTCTCGTGGAATATCCTGCTCGTCAAGGGTCTGCTATGAAAGCCAAGAACCAGAGAGCCACTAGCCCCAGAAGGCGTTTTGTCATTA AAAGGACCACAGTCATTAATGCCTTGGGAAAGACTTCTATTCTGGGATCAGATATTGATTTGGATTTACCGTCACTGCTTGTCTTGTTCCCAAGGGAagacagagaggaagaaatgcAACAA GTAGAATTGGCTGTGTTGAGGCATATTTCAAAATTGAGAAAAGCCTACTGCTTCTACAGTACCTTAGGCTATGCTCCTTCTCCTGATGGCACTTACACCCTGACTATGCTGCAGTTTTGGAGGTTTCTGAAGGACTGCAAGTTTCATCTCTCCTCCATAACTCTCGCTGAAATGGATCGACTGTTGAGAG GTGATAAACCACCTAAGGACATACATGATCCAAGTGATATATTACTGTTCAGAACATTTGTATCCTACCTTGTTCACCTGGCATTTCATATCTATCATGAAGAGTACAA AGATGAATTTCCTCATCTGCAGAAATGTTTCTTAGAAATGATGTCCAGGAATGTTCTGCCCTCTGCCTGTTGTGTCCAAG GTATCTTATATTCTGATGAAGAATTCACATCTTTTGCAATGAGATACCGTAAGAAATGCTGGGAAATATATGGAGATTTTTGTAGACCATGTCCCAGACCTCCATTTGAACCCACAGTGAAGCTGAGGCAATTCCTCTGGATGTTGGAT GATTTTAAACTTCTCAGTGAACAACTAACTGCTCCGAGAGTTCTGGGAATATTTGTCAAAGTTGGTGCCTCCCTACCTGGCATCCACGGTGTCaacctggagctggag ATGgtttttctggaattttttgAAGCTCTTCTTGAATGTGCATTGGTGCATGTTACTGAGGATATGATCCTGAAGGAAGAAGCTCAAGATAATCAGAAAAGAAGTAGCTTTGAAACCAAGGAGTTCTCCAAGGAAACCTCAGCTGTGTCTCTCACAGAATATTCTCCACCCCAG CCACCGAGACCTTGTGAAGACACAAAGCCTGCTCATCAACCTTCTCTACTGG AAACTCTTCTCTCATTTCCCATAACTCCTGGAGAAAGCAAAGATAATGTGTCATTGCCCAAGAAGGATGTAAAAGAAGAACAAGATTCCTGTCCAGAAAAGGAATTGATAG ATGAAGCAAAAGAAGATAAAGATGAACAAAGGGAGCTATTTAGTTTCTGGATGTGTCAGGTGAAAACCTTTTTCACAACTAAGTTCTTCCCTGCTTTTGAGCACGAAATAGTGCTGAgagataaaataaaagaaaaaaaaaagcaggatgcTGAATTAGCCGGGCTGAGAAAGATCCAGGCTGAGGAGCTGGAAAG